One genomic region from Mastacembelus armatus chromosome 21, fMasArm1.2, whole genome shotgun sequence encodes:
- the pdk1 gene encoding pyruvate dehydrogenase (acetyl-transferring) kinase isozyme 1, mitochondrial isoform X2, with protein MKEINLLPDNLLSTPSVRLVQSWYMQSFQEILEFKDKNADDEKITYDFTDAVIKIRNRHNDVIPTMAQGLGEYKETYGTDPVVSQNVQYFLDRFYMSRISIRMLLNQHTLLFGGNVKVNPAHPNQIGSIDPNCHVSEVIKDAYENARNLCDRYYMNSPELILEEFNVKEPRKPVTVVYVPSHLYHMVFELFKNAMRATMELYGDTTKYPPIRLQIALGTEDLTVKLSDRGGGVPLRKIERLFTYTYSTAPPPSIDGSLAAPLAGYGYGLPISRLYARYFQGDLKLYSLEGYGTDAVIYIRALSTESIERLPVYNKSAWKHYKTIHEADDWCVPSKEPKDMTTFRSF; from the exons ATGAAGGAGATCAACTTGTTACCAGACAACTTGCTAAGTACTCCATCAGTCCGGCTGGTCCAGAGCTG GTATATGCAAAGTTTTCAGGAGATTCTTGAgttcaaagacaaaaatgcaGATGATGAGAAAATCACGTATGA TTTCACAGATGCAGTGATTAAAATAAGAAATCGACACAATGACGTCATTCCTACGATGGCTCAGGGGCTTGGGGAGTATAAAGAGACATACGGCACAGACCCAGTCGTCAGCCAAAACGTTCAGTATTTCCTGGATCGTTTCTACATGAGCAGGATATCAATCAGAATGCTGCTCAACCAGCACA CTCTCCTCTTTGGTGGGAACGTGAAGGTGAACCCTGCACATCCCAATCAGATCGGCAGTATTGATCCAAACTGTCATGTCAGCGAGGTTATCAAAG ATGCCTACGAAAATGCAAGAAACCTCTGTGACCGGTATTACATGAACTCTCCTGAACTGATACTGGAAGAATTCAATG TCAAAGAGCCAAGAAAGCCTGTCACTGTGGTCTATGTCCCATCTCATCTGTATCATATGGTGTTTGAACTTTTTAAG aACGCCATGCGGGCCACCATGGAGCTGTACGGCGATACCACAAAGTATCCTCCCATCCGCTTACAGATCGCTCTGGGAACCGAGGATCTAACAGTCAAA CTGAGTGATCGTGGAGGAGGCGTGCCGCTCCGTAAGATTGAGAGGCTGTTTACCTACACCTACTCCACAGCTCCTCCACCCAGCATTGATGGTTCACTTGCAGCTCCTCTG GCTGGGTACGGGTATGGCCTGCCCATCTCTCGACTGTATGCACGGTACTTTCAAGGGGACCTGAAGCTGTACTCTCTGGAGGGTTATGGAACTGATGCTGTGATCTACATTCGG GCCCTCTCAACAGAGTCCATCGAGAGGCTCCCTGTGTACAACAAATCAGCCTGGAAACACTACAAGACGATCCATGAGGCTGACGACTGGTGCGTCCCGAGCAAAGAGCCCAAGGATATGACAACATTTCGTAGTTTTTAG
- the nup62l gene encoding nucleoporin 62 like encodes MSGGFNFGQPSTSFSFGAQKTTAPATGTAFGLTSSTPAASGGGFTFGSSTQAATNATGSFSFGTPAKGTAPGTGFSFGTPTTTFGLGTTPQTTTAAGLTLGSTTAPAAGSGFILGGGLSTQTTAAAPAGGGFSFGTAPQSQPQAAVPAAPAAAAAAAAATSSGGLSFGGFSFGTAKVQMTTAAASTAATGGGFSFGTSAPSTLTQPQSHPHPQPASTAPSTTGQGGGFSFGIKPSSTPAPPASSQPAPASVSSLFALPISTAAAPATATGFALGAAPTSAANTAAATTTAGSGGLSFMLKPLGAATTTSTLAPASTAPAAAVTSAATGFTLGLKPASGTSTTTAATATTITTTTTPPVMTYAQLEALINKWSLELEDQERHFLQQATQVNAWDRMLVENGEKITALHKEMEKVKLDQRRLNQELDFILSQQKELEDLLCPLEESVKEQSGTIYMQNADEERERTYKLAENVDAQLKRMSQDLKEIIEHLNTSSGPADTSDPLQQICKILNAHMDSLQWIDQNSVLLQRRVEEVSKLCDNQRKEQEKTFRLAFD; translated from the exons ATGAGCGGCGGATTTAACTTCGGGCAGCCCTCTACGAGCTTTTCTTTCGGAGCTCAGAAGACCACAGCCCCAGCCACCGGCACGGCCTTCGGGCTGACCTCCTCCACACCTGCAGCCTCCGGCGGGGGCTTCACCTTCGGCTCTTCCACTCAAGCCGCAACAAACGCTACCGGCAGTTTCAGCTTCGGTACCCCAGCAAAGGGCACGGCACCCGGCACAGGCTTCTCCTTTGGGACCCCCACCACCACATTTGGCCTGGGTACGACTCCAcaaaccacaacagcagcagggtTAACTTTAGGCTCCACAACAGCTCCAGCTGCGGGGTCAGGGTTCATCCTGGGCGGCGGTTTGTCCACGCAGACCACCGCTGCTGCCCCTGCAGGAGGAGGCTTCTCCTTCGGGACTGCTCCTCAGTCTCAACCCCAGGCTGCTGTACCAGCTgcgccagcagcagcagcagcagcagcagcagcaacatcatcAGGTGGCCTTTCGTTTGGGGGGTTCAGCTTTGGGACCGCTAAGGTCCAGATGACTACAGCTGCAGCCTCTACTGCTGCCACAGGAGGAGGCTTCAGTTTTGGTACCAGTGCTCCCTCCACACTCA CCCAGCCCCAGTcccatcctcatcctcagccAGCCTCTACTGCTCCATCCACTACAGGCCAGGGGGGAGGATTTTCCTTTGGGATTAAACCTTCATCAACCCCAGCTCCCCCTGCGTCAAGCCAGCCAGCCCcagcctctgtttcctctctctttgCTCTACCTATCTCTACAGCCGCTGCTCCTGCCACAGCTACGGGCTTCGCTTTGGGTGCAGCTCCAACTTCAGCAGCAAACACGGCTGCTGCAACAACCACAGCAGGTAGCGGGGGTCTGTCCTTTATGCTCAAACCTCTTGGGGCAGctaccaccacctccaccttggCCCCTGCCTCTActgctccagctgcagctgtcacGAGTGCTGCTACAGGCTTTACGCTGGGATTGAAACCTGCTTCTGGCACAAGTACCACAACAGCTGCTACAGCCACAACCATCACTACAACTACCACTCCTCCAGTGATGACCTACGCCCAATTAGAGGCTCTTATTAACAAGTGGAGTCTTGAGCTTGAGGACCAAGAGAGACATTTTTTACAGCAGGCCACTCAGGTGAACGCCTGGGACCGCATGCTGGTGGAGAACGGTGAGAAGATCACAGCCCTCCATAAGGAGATGGAGAAGGTGAAGCTAGACCAGAGGAGGCTGAACCAGGAGCTGGATTTTATCCTGTCCCAacagaaggagctggaggactTACTCTGCCCGCTGGAGGAGTCGGTGAAGGAACAGAGTGGGACCATCTACATGCAGAACGCCGACGAGGAGCGGGAAAGAACGTACAAGCTTGCAGAGAATGTGGATGCACAGCTGAAGAGGATGTCTCAGGACCTGAAGGAGATCATCGAGCACCTGAACACATCCAGTGGTCCTGCAGACACCAGTGATCCA CTCCAGCAGATCTGTAAAATTCTCAACGCCCACATGGATTCACTTCAGTGGATCGATCAGAATTCAGTTCTTCTGCAGAGACGTGTGGAGGAAGTGTCCAAGCTCTGCGACAACCAGCGCAAGGAGCAGGAGAAAACCTTCCGTTTAGCATTTGACTGA
- the pdk1 gene encoding pyruvate dehydrogenase (acetyl-transferring) kinase isozyme 1, mitochondrial isoform X1 — MRILRFLRSSVSVGKEIDYYSKFSPSPLSMKQFLDFGSENACERTSFAFLRQELPVRLANIMKEINLLPDNLLSTPSVRLVQSWYMQSFQEILEFKDKNADDEKITYDFTDAVIKIRNRHNDVIPTMAQGLGEYKETYGTDPVVSQNVQYFLDRFYMSRISIRMLLNQHTLLFGGNVKVNPAHPNQIGSIDPNCHVSEVIKDAYENARNLCDRYYMNSPELILEEFNVKEPRKPVTVVYVPSHLYHMVFELFKNAMRATMELYGDTTKYPPIRLQIALGTEDLTVKLSDRGGGVPLRKIERLFTYTYSTAPPPSIDGSLAAPLAGYGYGLPISRLYARYFQGDLKLYSLEGYGTDAVIYIRALSTESIERLPVYNKSAWKHYKTIHEADDWCVPSKEPKDMTTFRSF; from the exons ATGAGGATTTTAAGGTTCCTGAGGAGCAGCGTGTCTGTAGGGAAAGAAATAGATTACTACTCGAAATTTtcaccctctcctctctcaaTGAAGCAGTTTCTGGATTTTG GCTCAGAAAATGCATGTGAGAGAACATCCTTCGCCTTCCTCAGACAAGAGTTACCTGTGAGGTTGGCAAACATCATGAAGGAGATCAACTTGTTACCAGACAACTTGCTAAGTACTCCATCAGTCCGGCTGGTCCAGAGCTG GTATATGCAAAGTTTTCAGGAGATTCTTGAgttcaaagacaaaaatgcaGATGATGAGAAAATCACGTATGA TTTCACAGATGCAGTGATTAAAATAAGAAATCGACACAATGACGTCATTCCTACGATGGCTCAGGGGCTTGGGGAGTATAAAGAGACATACGGCACAGACCCAGTCGTCAGCCAAAACGTTCAGTATTTCCTGGATCGTTTCTACATGAGCAGGATATCAATCAGAATGCTGCTCAACCAGCACA CTCTCCTCTTTGGTGGGAACGTGAAGGTGAACCCTGCACATCCCAATCAGATCGGCAGTATTGATCCAAACTGTCATGTCAGCGAGGTTATCAAAG ATGCCTACGAAAATGCAAGAAACCTCTGTGACCGGTATTACATGAACTCTCCTGAACTGATACTGGAAGAATTCAATG TCAAAGAGCCAAGAAAGCCTGTCACTGTGGTCTATGTCCCATCTCATCTGTATCATATGGTGTTTGAACTTTTTAAG aACGCCATGCGGGCCACCATGGAGCTGTACGGCGATACCACAAAGTATCCTCCCATCCGCTTACAGATCGCTCTGGGAACCGAGGATCTAACAGTCAAA CTGAGTGATCGTGGAGGAGGCGTGCCGCTCCGTAAGATTGAGAGGCTGTTTACCTACACCTACTCCACAGCTCCTCCACCCAGCATTGATGGTTCACTTGCAGCTCCTCTG GCTGGGTACGGGTATGGCCTGCCCATCTCTCGACTGTATGCACGGTACTTTCAAGGGGACCTGAAGCTGTACTCTCTGGAGGGTTATGGAACTGATGCTGTGATCTACATTCGG GCCCTCTCAACAGAGTCCATCGAGAGGCTCCCTGTGTACAACAAATCAGCCTGGAAACACTACAAGACGATCCATGAGGCTGACGACTGGTGCGTCCCGAGCAAAGAGCCCAAGGATATGACAACATTTCGTAGTTTTTAG